One Oncorhynchus keta strain PuntledgeMale-10-30-2019 chromosome 11, Oket_V2, whole genome shotgun sequence DNA window includes the following coding sequences:
- the nup62l gene encoding nucleoporin 62 like isoform X3, producing MVIFFPYRTMSGGFNFGAPKTTAAPATGFGIASAAPTTSGGGFSFGPPNPAQPPNSTNSTGGFSFGNPTQNSTPAGGGFSIGTPIAKLNLGTPAASQPALTGITMGMATPTSGAGFGLGGGFATQTTAVPTGGGFSFGTAGGLGAPVAQTPAQPAAAAGGLSLGTPAATTQMMGGGFSFGAAKVQAAPTVTAGGGFSFGNSAPATLSLGNQSTGLNSVAPASTAAPTTTQGGGFAFGVKPSVPASTAAVTGFLGAAPTSAAPAATSAAGNTLGFMLKPLGAVTATTTASAGTGFSLGMKPAGATGICSTVPITGIATTITTVTASAPPVMSYTQLEGLINKWSLELEDQERHFLQQATQVNAWDRTLVENGEKITSLHREMEKVKLDQRRLDQELDFILSQQKELEDLLSPLEESVKEQSGTIYMQNADEERERTYKLSENVDAQLKRMSQDLKEIIEHLNTSCGPADTSDPLQQICKILNAHMDSLQWIDQNSVLLQRRVEDVSKLCDNRRIEQEKTLRITFG from the exons ATGGTAATATTTTTTCCAT ATAGGACAATGAGTGGAGGATTCAACTTTGGAGCTCCCAAAACCACAGCTGCGCCAGCCACAGGCTTTGGGATTGCAAGTGCTGCACCTACAACTTCAGGTGGTGGCTTCTCTTTTGGACCCCCCAATCCTGCCCAGCCCCCAAACAGTACAAACTCAACTGGAGGATTCAGCTTTGGGAACCCTACACAGAACAGTACTCCAGCAGGTGGAGGCTTCTCTATTGG GACTCCCATTGCTAAACTCAATCTGGGCACACCTGCTGCCTCTCAACCAGCACTGACAGGGATAACTATGGGGATGGCAACCCCCACCTCTGGGGCAGGCTTTGGACTTGGTGGGGGTTTCGCCACACAAACCACTGCTGTTCCCACAGGAGGGGGGTTCAGCTTTGGGACCGCAGGGGGGCTTGGAGCCCCTGTTGCCCAAACCCCGGCTcaaccagcagcagcagctggtGGGCTCTCTTTAGGAACTCCTGCTGCAACCACTCAAATGATGGGAGGTGGGTTTAGTTTTGGTGCCGCCAAGGTCCAGGCAGCCCCTACTGTGACCGCAGGAGGGGGCTTCTCATTTGGGAACAGCGCCCCTGCCACCCTCTCCCTGGGGAACCAGTCCACAG GTCTGAACTCTGTGGCCCCGGCCTCAACAGCTGCACCAACCACAACCCAGGGTGGAGGATTTGCTTTTGGTGTCAAACCTTCAG TACCAGCATCAACGGCAGCAGTCACAGGTTTTC TGGGTGCTGCCCCCACCTCAGCTGCCCCGGCTGCCACATCGGCAGCAGGAAATACCCTGGGCTTCATGCTCAAACCCCTGGGAGCAGTCACTGCCACCACCACAGCATCAGCTGGCACAG GTTTTTCACTGGGTATGAAACCTGCGGGTGCCACTGGCATCTGCTCAACGGTCCCAATCACTGGAATAGCCACAACCATCACTACTGTTACAGCAAG TGCTCCTCCAGTGATGTCCTACACCCAACTAGAGGGTCTCATCAACAAGTGGAGTCTTGAGCTGGAGGACCAGGAGAGGCACTTCTTGCAGCAAGCTACCCAGGTCAACGCCTGGGACCGCACACTGGTGGAGAATGGAGAGAAG ATCACATCACTgcacagggagatggagaaggtgaAACTGGACCAAAGAAG GCTGGACCAGGAGCTGGACTTCATCCTGTCACAACAGAAGGAACTGGAGGACCTGCTGTCCCCACTGGAGGAGTCTGTCAAAGAACAGAGTGGAACCATCTACATGCAGAATGCCGATGAGGAACGCGAGAGAAC GTACAAGCTTTCAGAGAACGTGGACGCCCAGCTGAAGAGGATGTCCCAAGATCTAAAGGAAATAATTGAACACCTGAACACATCCTGTGGGCCAGCTGATACCAGTGACCCG CTTCAGCAGATCTGTAAAATTCTCAATGCCCACATGGACTCTCTTCAATGGATTGACCAGAACTCGG TGCTTCTACAGAGAAGGGTGGAGGATGTGTCCAAACTCTGCGACAACCGACGCATAGAGCAGGAGAAGACTCTTCGTATAACATTTGGTTAA
- the nup62l gene encoding nucleoporin 62 like isoform X1: MVIFFPYRTMSGGFNFGAPKTTAAPATGFGIASAAPTTSGGGFSFGPPNPAQPPNSTNSTGGFSFGNPTQNSTPAGGGFSIGTPIAKLNLGTPAASQPALTGITMGMATPTSGAGFGLGGGFATQTTAVPTGGGFSFGTAGGLGAPVAQTPAQPAAAAGGLSLGTPAATTQMMGGGFSFGAAKVQAAPTVTAGGGFSFGNSAPATLSLGNQSTGLNSVAPASTAAPTTTQGGGFAFGVKPSATPAPAVTALATQASLGSSLFAVPASTAAVTGFLGAAPTSAAPAATSAAGNTLGFMLKPLGAVTATTTASAGTGFSLGMKPAGATGICSTVPITGIATTITTVTASAPPVMSYTQLEGLINKWSLELEDQERHFLQQATQVNAWDRTLVENGEKITSLHREMEKVKLDQRRLDQELDFILSQQKELEDLLSPLEESVKEQSGTIYMQNADEERERTYKLSENVDAQLKRMSQDLKEIIEHLNTSCGPADTSDPLQQICKILNAHMDSLQWIDQNSVLLQRRVEDVSKLCDNRRIEQEKTLRITFG; this comes from the exons ATGGTAATATTTTTTCCAT ATAGGACAATGAGTGGAGGATTCAACTTTGGAGCTCCCAAAACCACAGCTGCGCCAGCCACAGGCTTTGGGATTGCAAGTGCTGCACCTACAACTTCAGGTGGTGGCTTCTCTTTTGGACCCCCCAATCCTGCCCAGCCCCCAAACAGTACAAACTCAACTGGAGGATTCAGCTTTGGGAACCCTACACAGAACAGTACTCCAGCAGGTGGAGGCTTCTCTATTGG GACTCCCATTGCTAAACTCAATCTGGGCACACCTGCTGCCTCTCAACCAGCACTGACAGGGATAACTATGGGGATGGCAACCCCCACCTCTGGGGCAGGCTTTGGACTTGGTGGGGGTTTCGCCACACAAACCACTGCTGTTCCCACAGGAGGGGGGTTCAGCTTTGGGACCGCAGGGGGGCTTGGAGCCCCTGTTGCCCAAACCCCGGCTcaaccagcagcagcagctggtGGGCTCTCTTTAGGAACTCCTGCTGCAACCACTCAAATGATGGGAGGTGGGTTTAGTTTTGGTGCCGCCAAGGTCCAGGCAGCCCCTACTGTGACCGCAGGAGGGGGCTTCTCATTTGGGAACAGCGCCCCTGCCACCCTCTCCCTGGGGAACCAGTCCACAG GTCTGAACTCTGTGGCCCCGGCCTCAACAGCTGCACCAACCACAACCCAGGGTGGAGGATTTGCTTTTGGTGTCAAACCTTCAG CTACTCCAGCCCCTGCTGTAACTGCCTTGGCTACCCAGGCCTCATTAGGTTCTTCTCTCTTTGCAGTACCAGCATCAACGGCAGCAGTCACAGGTTTTC TGGGTGCTGCCCCCACCTCAGCTGCCCCGGCTGCCACATCGGCAGCAGGAAATACCCTGGGCTTCATGCTCAAACCCCTGGGAGCAGTCACTGCCACCACCACAGCATCAGCTGGCACAG GTTTTTCACTGGGTATGAAACCTGCGGGTGCCACTGGCATCTGCTCAACGGTCCCAATCACTGGAATAGCCACAACCATCACTACTGTTACAGCAAG TGCTCCTCCAGTGATGTCCTACACCCAACTAGAGGGTCTCATCAACAAGTGGAGTCTTGAGCTGGAGGACCAGGAGAGGCACTTCTTGCAGCAAGCTACCCAGGTCAACGCCTGGGACCGCACACTGGTGGAGAATGGAGAGAAG ATCACATCACTgcacagggagatggagaaggtgaAACTGGACCAAAGAAG GCTGGACCAGGAGCTGGACTTCATCCTGTCACAACAGAAGGAACTGGAGGACCTGCTGTCCCCACTGGAGGAGTCTGTCAAAGAACAGAGTGGAACCATCTACATGCAGAATGCCGATGAGGAACGCGAGAGAAC GTACAAGCTTTCAGAGAACGTGGACGCCCAGCTGAAGAGGATGTCCCAAGATCTAAAGGAAATAATTGAACACCTGAACACATCCTGTGGGCCAGCTGATACCAGTGACCCG CTTCAGCAGATCTGTAAAATTCTCAATGCCCACATGGACTCTCTTCAATGGATTGACCAGAACTCGG TGCTTCTACAGAGAAGGGTGGAGGATGTGTCCAAACTCTGCGACAACCGACGCATAGAGCAGGAGAAGACTCTTCGTATAACATTTGGTTAA
- the nup62l gene encoding nucleoporin 62 like isoform X2 has protein sequence MSGGFNFGAPKTTAAPATGFGIASAAPTTSGGGFSFGPPNPAQPPNSTNSTGGFSFGNPTQNSTPAGGGFSIGTPIAKLNLGTPAASQPALTGITMGMATPTSGAGFGLGGGFATQTTAVPTGGGFSFGTAGGLGAPVAQTPAQPAAAAGGLSLGTPAATTQMMGGGFSFGAAKVQAAPTVTAGGGFSFGNSAPATLSLGNQSTGLNSVAPASTAAPTTTQGGGFAFGVKPSATPAPAVTALATQASLGSSLFAVPASTAAVTGFLGAAPTSAAPAATSAAGNTLGFMLKPLGAVTATTTASAGTGFSLGMKPAGATGICSTVPITGIATTITTVTASAPPVMSYTQLEGLINKWSLELEDQERHFLQQATQVNAWDRTLVENGEKITSLHREMEKVKLDQRRLDQELDFILSQQKELEDLLSPLEESVKEQSGTIYMQNADEERERTYKLSENVDAQLKRMSQDLKEIIEHLNTSCGPADTSDPLQQICKILNAHMDSLQWIDQNSVLLQRRVEDVSKLCDNRRIEQEKTLRITFG, from the exons ATGAGTGGAGGATTCAACTTTGGAGCTCCCAAAACCACAGCTGCGCCAGCCACAGGCTTTGGGATTGCAAGTGCTGCACCTACAACTTCAGGTGGTGGCTTCTCTTTTGGACCCCCCAATCCTGCCCAGCCCCCAAACAGTACAAACTCAACTGGAGGATTCAGCTTTGGGAACCCTACACAGAACAGTACTCCAGCAGGTGGAGGCTTCTCTATTGG GACTCCCATTGCTAAACTCAATCTGGGCACACCTGCTGCCTCTCAACCAGCACTGACAGGGATAACTATGGGGATGGCAACCCCCACCTCTGGGGCAGGCTTTGGACTTGGTGGGGGTTTCGCCACACAAACCACTGCTGTTCCCACAGGAGGGGGGTTCAGCTTTGGGACCGCAGGGGGGCTTGGAGCCCCTGTTGCCCAAACCCCGGCTcaaccagcagcagcagctggtGGGCTCTCTTTAGGAACTCCTGCTGCAACCACTCAAATGATGGGAGGTGGGTTTAGTTTTGGTGCCGCCAAGGTCCAGGCAGCCCCTACTGTGACCGCAGGAGGGGGCTTCTCATTTGGGAACAGCGCCCCTGCCACCCTCTCCCTGGGGAACCAGTCCACAG GTCTGAACTCTGTGGCCCCGGCCTCAACAGCTGCACCAACCACAACCCAGGGTGGAGGATTTGCTTTTGGTGTCAAACCTTCAG CTACTCCAGCCCCTGCTGTAACTGCCTTGGCTACCCAGGCCTCATTAGGTTCTTCTCTCTTTGCAGTACCAGCATCAACGGCAGCAGTCACAGGTTTTC TGGGTGCTGCCCCCACCTCAGCTGCCCCGGCTGCCACATCGGCAGCAGGAAATACCCTGGGCTTCATGCTCAAACCCCTGGGAGCAGTCACTGCCACCACCACAGCATCAGCTGGCACAG GTTTTTCACTGGGTATGAAACCTGCGGGTGCCACTGGCATCTGCTCAACGGTCCCAATCACTGGAATAGCCACAACCATCACTACTGTTACAGCAAG TGCTCCTCCAGTGATGTCCTACACCCAACTAGAGGGTCTCATCAACAAGTGGAGTCTTGAGCTGGAGGACCAGGAGAGGCACTTCTTGCAGCAAGCTACCCAGGTCAACGCCTGGGACCGCACACTGGTGGAGAATGGAGAGAAG ATCACATCACTgcacagggagatggagaaggtgaAACTGGACCAAAGAAG GCTGGACCAGGAGCTGGACTTCATCCTGTCACAACAGAAGGAACTGGAGGACCTGCTGTCCCCACTGGAGGAGTCTGTCAAAGAACAGAGTGGAACCATCTACATGCAGAATGCCGATGAGGAACGCGAGAGAAC GTACAAGCTTTCAGAGAACGTGGACGCCCAGCTGAAGAGGATGTCCCAAGATCTAAAGGAAATAATTGAACACCTGAACACATCCTGTGGGCCAGCTGATACCAGTGACCCG CTTCAGCAGATCTGTAAAATTCTCAATGCCCACATGGACTCTCTTCAATGGATTGACCAGAACTCGG TGCTTCTACAGAGAAGGGTGGAGGATGTGTCCAAACTCTGCGACAACCGACGCATAGAGCAGGAGAAGACTCTTCGTATAACATTTGGTTAA